In Gambusia affinis linkage group LG08, SWU_Gaff_1.0, whole genome shotgun sequence, a single window of DNA contains:
- the morf4l1 gene encoding mortality factor 4-like protein 1 produces MAPKQDPKPKFQEGERVLCFHGPLLYEAKCVKINIKDKQIKYFIHYSGWNKNWDEWVPESRVLKYVDSNLQKQKELQRANQDHYVEGRMRGAAPNKKIPAASQKNDVKTKKNKQKTPGAGEGTSSGGDPTHPPRKKRARVDPTVESEETFINRVEVKVKIPEELKPWLVDDWDLITRQKQLFHLPAKKNVDAVLEDYGNYKKSRGNSDSKEFAVNEVVAGIREYFNVMLGTQLLYKFERPQYADILANHPDTAMSQIYGAPHLLRLFVRIGAMLAYTPLDEKSLALLLSYLQDFLKYLVKNSASLFNVSDYEVAPPEYHRKAV; encoded by the exons ATGGCGCCGAAACAGGACCCGAAACCTAAATTTCAAGAAG GTGAAAGAGTGCTGTGTTTTCATGGGCCATTGCTCTACGAAGCTAAG TGTGTTAAGATTAATATCAAGGACAAACAGATCAAATACTTCATTCATTACAGTGGTTGGAATAAGAA ctgggACGAATGGGTTCCTGAAAGCAGAGTACTGAAGTATGTGGACAGTAAtcttcagaaacagaaagagctTCAGAGGGCCAATCA AGACCATTATGTAGAAGGGAGAATGAGGGGAGCTGCACCGAATAAGAAGATCCCTGCTGCATCGCAGAAAAATGATGT gaaaaccaaaaagaacaaacagaaga CTCCTGGAGCAGGAGAGGGAACGAGTTCAGGAGGAGATCCAACCCATCCTCCCAGGAAGAAGAGAGCACGAGTTGACCCAACTGTTGAGAGC GAGGAAACCTTTATAAACAGAGTtgaagttaaagtaaaaatccCAGAGGAGCTTAAACCATGGCTTGTGGATGACTGGGATCTGATCACACGTCAAAAACAG CTTTTTCACCTTCCAGCCAAAAAAAACGTTGACGCTGTCCTCGAAGACTATGGAAACTACAAAAAATCAAGAGGAAACTCTGACAGCAA GGAGTTTGCTGTGAATGAGGTGGTCGCCGGTATCCGTGAATATTTCAATGTCATGCTGGGGACGCAACTTCTCTACAAATTTGAGCGGCCTCAGTACGCAGACATCCTGGCTAACCACCCCGACACAGCCATGTCTCAGATCTACGGCGCGCCTCACCTACTCAGACTTTTTG tGAGAATTGGGGCTATGCTGGCATACACTCCCCTGGATGAGAAGAGTCTTGCGCTGCTTCTCAGTTATCTACAAGACTTTCTCAA gtaTCTCGTTAAGAACTCTGCGTCACTCTTCAATGTAAGCGACTATGAAGTTGCTCCTCCAGAGTATCATCGAAAGGCggtctaa
- the pias1b gene encoding E3 SUMO-protein ligase PIAS1, translated as MAESAELKQMVMSLRVSELQVLLGYAGRNKHGRKHELLTKALHLLKAGCSPAVQMKIKELYRRRFPTKMVSPVDLALPVVHSATSLPTGLAQLGFDGHSSPSPLLPVSLLGPKHELSLPHLSSALHPVHPDVKLQRLPFYDVLDELIKPTSLVSDNSQRFQEACYAFALTPQQVQQISSSMDISGTKCDFAVQVQLRFCLSETSCPQEDHFPPNLCVKVNGKPCNLPGYLPPTKNGVEPKRPSRPINITSLVRLSTTVPNTIVVSWTSEIGRCFSMAVYLVRQQSSAVLLQRLRAKGIRNPDHSRALIKEKLTADPESEIATTSLRVSLLCPLGKMRLTIPCRSMTCSHLQCFDATLYIQMNEKKPTWVCPVCDKKAPYEHLIIDGLFMEILNSCSDCDEIQFKEDGSWAPMKSKKEVQEVSASYNGVDSDLSRTDSHEHKRGSSNDNNKKVDVIDLTLDTSSEDEQDDEPPPKRVCPSLSPVSPPPNKGVLNLHSQASPVARTPSMPPVESSYIPPPPPLIQDYRHYYHTSDLPDLNFFSFLQSDNQHYNMVMAAAAAASASAPEDHDLLLNRFLPYSSSQMLREQSATPGGSTLATANGGSNSGSTSSLVSSSSLREREKERDSHGLSGLSRSSMEAAAAAAIYGSLSDVISLD; from the exons ATGGCGGAGAGTGCGGAACTGAAG CAAATGGTAATGAGCCTTCGAGTTTCTGAGCTCCAAGTGTTGTTGGGCTATGCAGGACGGAATAAGCATGGGCGCAAACATGAACTTTTGACCAAAGCTCTCCACCTACTCAAGGCTGGCTGCAGTCCTGCTGTGCAGATGAAGATCAAAGAACTCTACAGACGGCGGTTCCCAACCAAAATGGTTTCGCCAGTGGACCTAGCTCTTCCTGTTGTTCATTCTGCGACCAGCTTGCCCACTGGCCTTGCTCAGCTAGGATTCGATGGCCACAGCTCTCCTTCACCACTGctgcctgtttctcttctcGGACCTAAACATGAGCTGAGTCTGCCACACCTCTCCTCTGCCCTGCACCCTGTACACCCTGACGTCAAGCTCCAGAGATTGCCATTCTACGATGTTCTAGATGAGCTCATTAAGCCAACAAGCCTGG TTTCAGACAACAGTCAGCGCTTCCAGGAAGCATGTTATGCCTTTGCATTAACACCACAGCAAGTTCAACAAATTAGCAGCTCAAT GGACATATCTGGGACCAAATGTGACTTTGCTGTTCAAGTTCAACTAAG ATTTTGCTTATCAGAGACGAGCTGTCCGCAAGAGGACCATTTCCCCCCCAATTTGTGTGTGAAGGTTAATGGCAAACCATGTAATCTCCCA ggATATCTCCCTCCCACAAAAAATGGGGTGGAACCAAAAAGGCCCAGTCGTCCTATAAACATAACATCTCTTGTACGGCTATCTACCACTGTACCCAACACTATTGTGGTGTCTTGGACATCAGAAATTGGAAGG TGTTTTTCTATGGCGGTGTATTTGGTAAGACAGCAGTCATCTGCAGTGTTGTTACAAAGACTACGGGCCAAAGGGATTAGGAATCCTGACCACTCAAGAGCCTTGA TCAAGGAGAAACTGACAGCGGATCCAGAGAGTGAGATAGCGACCACCAGTCTGCGAGTTTCTCTGCTTTGTCCT CTGGGAAAGATGAGGCTGACCATCCCTTGCCGATCAATGACATGCTCACACCTACAGTGCTTTGATGCTACACTTTATATCCAAATGAACGAGAAGAAGCCGACGTGGGTGTGTCCGGTTTGTGACAAGAAGGCACCATATGAGCATCTTATCATAGATGG GTTGTTCATGGAAATCCTGAACAGCTGCTCTGACTGTGACGAAATCCAGTTCAAGGAAGATGGAAGCTGGGCCCCCATGAAGTCAAAGAAAGAAGTTCAGGAGGTGTCGGCTTCCTACAACGGCGTGGACAGCG ATTTGTCTAGAACAGACTCGCATGAACATAAACGAGGGTCGTCTAATGACAACAACAAGAAAGTGGATGTGATTGATTTGACACTGGATACCTCCTCAGAAGACGAGCAGGATGACGAGCCCCCTCCGAAACGGGTCTGTCCCTCGCTTTCTCCAGTCTCTCCGCCTCCAAACAAAGG AGTGTTGAACCTGCACAGCCAAGCTTCACCTGTGGCCAGAACTCCCAGTATGCCCCCTGTGGAGAGCAGCTACattcctcctccgcctcctcttATTCAGGACTACCGCCACTATTATCACACAAGTGATCTGCCTG atctgaactttttctccttcctccaaAGTGACAATCAG CATTACAACATGGTGATGGCTGCTGCAGCGGCCGCATCAGCGTCTGCGCCAGAGGACCACGACCTGCTCCTCAACCGCTTCCTGCCCTACAGCTCCTCCCAGATGCTACGGGAGCAGTCGGCCACCCCTGGGGGCAGCACCCTGGCGACCGCCAATGGAGGCAGCAACAGCGGCAGCACCAGCAGTTTGGTGTCTTCCAGCAGTCTACGGGAACgcgaaaaagaaagagacagcCACGGCCTTTCTGGATTGTCACGGTCCTCTATGGaggcagcggcggcggcggccatTTACGGCTCCTTATCTGACGTTATCTCTCTTGACTAG
- the skor1b gene encoding SKI family transcriptional corepressor 1 homolog-B isoform X2, giving the protein MDSIPTGRDTTSSSPNSKQELSYPSTNLKPNQVGETVLYGIPIVSLVIDGQERLCLAQISNTLLKTYSYNEIHNRRVALGITCVQCTPVQLEILRRAGAMPISSRRCGMITKREAERLCKSFLGAHSPPKLPENFAFDVSHECAWGSRGNFIPARYNSSRAKCIKCSYCNMYFSPNKFIFHSHRTPESKYTQPDAANFNSWRRHLKLTDKSSPMDVMHAWEDVKAMFNGGSRKRTLPGSGSGSNSPLKLQGPNRSQDSPEIPAKILSCEDTRGAMTSTRSYPVIPVPSKGFGMLQKIPPPLFPHPYGFPAFGLCQKKDDGIMGEQSKAGLPGVLWPGTKDSAYPSFPMFWPAAGPLPMPPYAQTSHKPPAELLCPRQTEVDISESSDRSTNTSKDSMVDTDRCSSTQSIRNEDDKSGDEGRPTEGISLPARKLSYVSAFRPVIKDADCIAKLYGNRGAYNGCRTGYLSPDFLSESSSYRSVSPCVDSEGEPDVDVETNRSPEEQEDLGPGTPLGLAHSASPKDSESSKGAEGSENEAQKMSLQVAQSSDRELQSKQLTEHHIAAPFTEVYTPDRAELQQRSSPYQFRPTNYLTAVLTTNDESASKEEPSSTVEEIETKSFNGQSSEESQREPDEGEDAAARVAPLRREFQSLAKEELQKQLLEQVELRKKLEREFQNLKDNFQDQMKRELSYREEMVQQLHIVRAHDALHHFSCKMLTPRHCTGSCTFKSPLLPP; this is encoded by the exons ATGGACTCCATACCTACGGGACGAGACACCACTAGCTCTTCGCCAAACTCCAAACAAGAACTTTCCTATCCCAGTACCAACTTGAAACCCAACCAGGTCGGCGAGACGGTTCTGTACGGAATACCCATCGTGTCTTTGGTGATAGATGGTCAGGAGAGACTTTGCCTTGCGCAGATATCAAACACCCTGTTGAAGACTTACAGCTACAACGAGATCCATAACCGACGCGTGGCCTTGGGCATCACGTGCGTCCAGTGCACCCCGGTGCAGCTCGAGATCCTGCGGAGAGCCGGGGCGATGCCAATCTCCTCCAGGCGCTGCGGGATGATCACCAAACGCGAGGCTGAGAGACTCTGTAAGTCGTTTCTGGGAGCGCACTCGCCTCCAAAACTTCCCGAAAATTTCGCCTTCGATGTGTCTCACGAGTGCGCCTGGGGAAGCCGAGGAAACTTCATCCCGGCCAGATACAACAGCTCCAGAGCCAAGTGCATCAAGTGCTCCTACTGCAACATGTATTTCTCCCCgaataaatttatatttcacTCCCATCGCACGCCGGAGTCAAAGTACACACAACCGGATGCGGCTAATTTCAACTCCTGGAGGCGACACCTCAAGCTGACAGATAAGAGCAGTCCCATGGATGTCATGCACGCGTGGGAAGACGTGAAGGCCATGTTCAACGGGGGAAGTCGCAAGAGGACGCTGCCGGGGAGTGGATCAGGGTCCAACTCTCCTCTAAAACTGCAGGGGCCAAATCGATCCCAAGACTCGCCGGAGATCCCCGCAAAAATTCTCAGCTGTGAAGACACTCGGGGTGCTATGACCAGCACCCGCAGCTATCCGGTCATTCCGGTGCCCAGTAAAGGCTTCGGGATGCTACAGAAAATCCCTCCGCCGCTCTTCCCTCATCCCTATGGCTTCCCAGCTTTCGGTCTGTGCCAGAAGAAGGATGACGGGATAATGGGCGAGCAGAGCAAAGCGGGGCTGCCGGGCGTCCTGTGGCCTGGCACCAAGGACAGCGCCTACCCCTCCTTCCCCATGTTCTGGCCCGCTGCGGGCCCGCTGCCCATGCCTCCATACGCACAGACTTCACACAAGCCCCCTGCTGAGCTGCTGTGCCCTAGGCAGACAGAGGTGGACATTTCCGAAAGCAGCGACCGCAGCACCAACACGTCCAAAGACAGCATGGTGGACACCGACCGCTGCTCCAGCACCCAGTCCATACGTAACGAAGACGACAAATCCGGGGACGAGGGGAGGCCCACGGAGGGAATTAGCCTCCCGGCTCGGAAGCTCAGCTACGTGTCCGCCTTCAGGCCAGTCATTAAAGACGCCGACTGCATCGCCAAGCTGTACGGCAACAGGGGCGCGTACAACGGCTGCCGCACCGGCTACTTATCACCTGATTTTTTAAGCGAGAGCTCCAGCTACCGGTCTGTGTCCCCGTGCGTGGACAGCGAGGGCGAGCCGGACGTAGACGTGGAGACAAACAGATCGCCAGAGGAGCAGGAGGATCTCGGGCCTGGGACTCCTCTTGGTTTGGCGCACAGCGCTTCACCGAAAGACTCAGAGTCCTCAAAGGGCGCAGAGGGAAGCGAGAATGAAGCGCAGAAAATGAGCTTGCAGGTGGCCCAGTCCTCTGACAGAGAGCTGCAGAGCAAACAGTTGACAGAGCACCACATAGCAGCACCTTTCACAGAA GTTTACACACCGGACAGAGCTGAGCTGCAACAAAGGAGCAGCCCGTATCAATTCAGACCCACCAATTACCTGACGGCAGTACTGACTACAAacg ACGAGAGCGCGAGTAAGGAAGAGCCGTCTTCCACAGTGGAGGAGATtgaaacaaaatcttttaaTGGACAAAGCAGCGAGGAGAGCCAGCGAGAGCCGGATGAGG GTGAGGACGCGGCAGCCAGAGTTGCGCCATTACGCAGAGAGTTCCAAAGTTTAGCAAAGG aggagctgcagaagcagTTGTTGGAACAAGTCGAGCTGAGGAAAAAGCTAGAACGCGAATTTCAGAACTTGAAAG ATAATTTTCAAGATCAAATGAAAAGGGAGCTTTCCTACAGGGAGGAGATGGTGCAGCAGCTTCACATCGTCAGag CTCACGACGCTTTACACCATTTTTCCTGTAAGATGTTAACTCCTCGCCACTGCACGGGATCCTGCACATTCAAATCTCCTCTGCTGCCGCCTTGA
- the skor1b gene encoding SKI family transcriptional corepressor 1 homolog-B isoform X1 produces MDSIPTGRDTTSSSPNSKQELSYPSTNLKPNQVGETVLYGIPIVSLVIDGQERLCLAQISNTLLKTYSYNEIHNRRVALGITCVQCTPVQLEILRRAGAMPISSRRCGMITKREAERLCKSFLGAHSPPKLPENFAFDVSHECAWGSRGNFIPARYNSSRAKCIKCSYCNMYFSPNKFIFHSHRTPESKYTQPDAANFNSWRRHLKLTDKSSPMDVMHAWEDVKAMFNGGSRKRTLPGSGSGSNSPLKLQGPNRSQDSPEIPAKILSCEDTRGAMTSTRSYPVIPVPSKGFGMLQKIPPPLFPHPYGFPAFGLCQKKDDGIMGEQSKAGLPGVLWPGTKDSAYPSFPMFWPAAGPLPMPPYAQTSHKPPAELLCPRQTEVDISESSDRSTNTSKDSMVDTDRCSSTQSIRNEDDKSGDEGRPTEGISLPARKLSYVSAFRPVIKDADCIAKLYGNRGAYNGCRTGYLSPDFLSESSSYRSVSPCVDSEGEPDVDVETNRSPEEQEDLGPGTPLGLAHSASPKDSESSKGAEGSENEAQKMSLQVAQSSDRELQSKQLTEHHIAAPFTEVYTPDRAELQQRSSPYQFRPTNYLTAVLTTNDESASKEEPSSTVEEIETKSFNGQSSEESQREPDEGEDAAARVAPLRREFQSLAKEELQKQLLEQVELRKKLEREFQNLKDNFQDQMKRELSYREEMVQQLHIVREAHDALHHFSCKMLTPRHCTGSCTFKSPLLPP; encoded by the exons ATGGACTCCATACCTACGGGACGAGACACCACTAGCTCTTCGCCAAACTCCAAACAAGAACTTTCCTATCCCAGTACCAACTTGAAACCCAACCAGGTCGGCGAGACGGTTCTGTACGGAATACCCATCGTGTCTTTGGTGATAGATGGTCAGGAGAGACTTTGCCTTGCGCAGATATCAAACACCCTGTTGAAGACTTACAGCTACAACGAGATCCATAACCGACGCGTGGCCTTGGGCATCACGTGCGTCCAGTGCACCCCGGTGCAGCTCGAGATCCTGCGGAGAGCCGGGGCGATGCCAATCTCCTCCAGGCGCTGCGGGATGATCACCAAACGCGAGGCTGAGAGACTCTGTAAGTCGTTTCTGGGAGCGCACTCGCCTCCAAAACTTCCCGAAAATTTCGCCTTCGATGTGTCTCACGAGTGCGCCTGGGGAAGCCGAGGAAACTTCATCCCGGCCAGATACAACAGCTCCAGAGCCAAGTGCATCAAGTGCTCCTACTGCAACATGTATTTCTCCCCgaataaatttatatttcacTCCCATCGCACGCCGGAGTCAAAGTACACACAACCGGATGCGGCTAATTTCAACTCCTGGAGGCGACACCTCAAGCTGACAGATAAGAGCAGTCCCATGGATGTCATGCACGCGTGGGAAGACGTGAAGGCCATGTTCAACGGGGGAAGTCGCAAGAGGACGCTGCCGGGGAGTGGATCAGGGTCCAACTCTCCTCTAAAACTGCAGGGGCCAAATCGATCCCAAGACTCGCCGGAGATCCCCGCAAAAATTCTCAGCTGTGAAGACACTCGGGGTGCTATGACCAGCACCCGCAGCTATCCGGTCATTCCGGTGCCCAGTAAAGGCTTCGGGATGCTACAGAAAATCCCTCCGCCGCTCTTCCCTCATCCCTATGGCTTCCCAGCTTTCGGTCTGTGCCAGAAGAAGGATGACGGGATAATGGGCGAGCAGAGCAAAGCGGGGCTGCCGGGCGTCCTGTGGCCTGGCACCAAGGACAGCGCCTACCCCTCCTTCCCCATGTTCTGGCCCGCTGCGGGCCCGCTGCCCATGCCTCCATACGCACAGACTTCACACAAGCCCCCTGCTGAGCTGCTGTGCCCTAGGCAGACAGAGGTGGACATTTCCGAAAGCAGCGACCGCAGCACCAACACGTCCAAAGACAGCATGGTGGACACCGACCGCTGCTCCAGCACCCAGTCCATACGTAACGAAGACGACAAATCCGGGGACGAGGGGAGGCCCACGGAGGGAATTAGCCTCCCGGCTCGGAAGCTCAGCTACGTGTCCGCCTTCAGGCCAGTCATTAAAGACGCCGACTGCATCGCCAAGCTGTACGGCAACAGGGGCGCGTACAACGGCTGCCGCACCGGCTACTTATCACCTGATTTTTTAAGCGAGAGCTCCAGCTACCGGTCTGTGTCCCCGTGCGTGGACAGCGAGGGCGAGCCGGACGTAGACGTGGAGACAAACAGATCGCCAGAGGAGCAGGAGGATCTCGGGCCTGGGACTCCTCTTGGTTTGGCGCACAGCGCTTCACCGAAAGACTCAGAGTCCTCAAAGGGCGCAGAGGGAAGCGAGAATGAAGCGCAGAAAATGAGCTTGCAGGTGGCCCAGTCCTCTGACAGAGAGCTGCAGAGCAAACAGTTGACAGAGCACCACATAGCAGCACCTTTCACAGAA GTTTACACACCGGACAGAGCTGAGCTGCAACAAAGGAGCAGCCCGTATCAATTCAGACCCACCAATTACCTGACGGCAGTACTGACTACAAacg ACGAGAGCGCGAGTAAGGAAGAGCCGTCTTCCACAGTGGAGGAGATtgaaacaaaatcttttaaTGGACAAAGCAGCGAGGAGAGCCAGCGAGAGCCGGATGAGG GTGAGGACGCGGCAGCCAGAGTTGCGCCATTACGCAGAGAGTTCCAAAGTTTAGCAAAGG aggagctgcagaagcagTTGTTGGAACAAGTCGAGCTGAGGAAAAAGCTAGAACGCGAATTTCAGAACTTGAAAG ATAATTTTCAAGATCAAATGAAAAGGGAGCTTTCCTACAGGGAGGAGATGGTGCAGCAGCTTCACATCGTCAGag AAGCTCACGACGCTTTACACCATTTTTCCTGTAAGATGTTAACTCCTCGCCACTGCACGGGATCCTGCACATTCAAATCTCCTCTGCTGCCGCCTTGA